From the Acetobacter aceti genome, one window contains:
- a CDS encoding baseplate J/gp47 family protein, whose product MPYARPTLTDLRQLVVQDIQNGGIPGVVTLMRFSVLWVIAMAQAGLAHLHYGYLDWISKQAVPWTATDEDLEAWGALKSIYRKEAARATGAIAFTISSDADIPVGTAIVAGGVDVVTTADSVISGTTATVSCAASEAGASGNVALGAVATLSSPIAGVQTTGTVAIAFTGGADDEEDDNLRDRIMAAYAKGGENGSSADYVSWAEAVSGVTRAWVNPLGAGAGTVVVYVMLDSARSADSGFPQGTDGAASAESRYQAATGDQLLVANAIYTKRPVTALVIVCSPVAQTVNFVVSDLGNDNTSDNQASITAALQDMFRRLSAPGGTIHPNYWNEAIAAIGLDQFNVTSPSVPVSASSTGSMPVLGTIEFAS is encoded by the coding sequence ATGCCTTATGCAAGACCAACCCTTACTGATTTACGCCAGCTGGTCGTGCAGGATATTCAGAATGGAGGCATTCCCGGTGTCGTAACGCTCATGCGTTTCTCAGTTCTGTGGGTGATTGCAATGGCGCAGGCTGGCCTCGCGCATCTGCATTATGGTTATCTCGACTGGATCTCGAAGCAGGCCGTCCCATGGACCGCAACCGATGAAGATCTCGAGGCATGGGGCGCTCTCAAGTCGATTTACCGAAAAGAGGCCGCAAGAGCGACCGGCGCAATTGCTTTCACGATTTCGTCCGATGCGGATATCCCTGTGGGAACCGCCATAGTTGCTGGCGGCGTTGATGTCGTCACCACCGCTGACAGCGTGATTTCGGGCACCACGGCAACAGTGTCATGCGCAGCATCAGAAGCTGGCGCCTCGGGCAATGTTGCTCTCGGAGCAGTCGCCACTCTGTCCAGCCCGATAGCGGGTGTGCAGACCACAGGAACAGTGGCCATCGCTTTTACCGGCGGCGCTGATGACGAAGAAGATGATAATCTCCGTGACCGGATTATGGCTGCATATGCCAAGGGAGGTGAGAATGGCTCTTCTGCTGACTATGTGTCATGGGCAGAAGCGGTCTCAGGAGTAACGAGGGCCTGGGTCAACCCTCTGGGCGCTGGCGCCGGAACGGTTGTCGTCTATGTCATGCTGGACAGTGCCCGGTCTGCAGATAGTGGATTCCCGCAGGGAACGGATGGCGCCGCGTCTGCTGAAAGCCGTTATCAGGCGGCGACAGGCGACCAGCTTCTCGTCGCAAATGCAATTTACACGAAACGGCCGGTCACCGCGCTCGTCATAGTCTGCTCCCCAGTCGCACAGACTGTGAATTTCGTGGTTTCTGATCTGGGAAATGACAATACCTCGGACAATCAGGCGTCAATAACAGCTGCATTGCAGGATATGTTCAGACGTCTTTCTGCTCCAGGAGGAACAATTCACCCAAATTACTGGAATGAGGCAATCGCGGCGATTGGCCTGGACCAGTTCAATGTGACATCGCCATCAGTCCCGGTATCTGCCTCGTCAACTGGATCAATGCCAGTCTTGGGAACCATAGAGTTTGCGTCATGA
- a CDS encoding YmfQ family protein, whose amino-acid sequence MTVQVFLAESFAKALSSLLPGGRIWSREPDDTPSLLALALGQVYERHSARSLNLLTDAFPASTTELLDEWQQSVGLPDPCAGDNPTLAQQRSQIVARLTDNGGSSKQYFISLAAALGYTISIDEFAPSRFGRKFGGKFGDDDWACAWRVNMPTFTVTNLKFGDLFGKSFASWGDTVLQCELERIKPAHTVLIFNYES is encoded by the coding sequence ATGACGGTCCAGGTCTTTCTGGCTGAGTCGTTCGCCAAGGCATTGTCGTCACTGCTGCCTGGTGGCCGTATCTGGTCACGTGAACCCGATGATACTCCCTCTCTTCTGGCCTTGGCTCTCGGGCAGGTTTATGAGCGCCATAGTGCGAGATCTCTGAACCTTCTGACCGATGCGTTTCCTGCTTCGACCACAGAGCTTCTTGATGAATGGCAGCAGAGCGTCGGGCTTCCCGATCCTTGCGCGGGCGACAATCCCACGCTGGCACAACAAAGATCCCAGATTGTCGCCAGGCTGACGGACAATGGTGGCTCATCAAAGCAGTATTTCATCAGCCTTGCGGCGGCACTCGGTTACACGATCTCGATTGACGAGTTCGCGCCCTCGCGTTTCGGCCGGAAATTTGGTGGAAAATTCGGCGATGATGACTGGGCCTGCGCGTGGCGGGTCAATATGCCGACATTCACGGTAACAAATCTGAAATTTGGTGATCTGTTCGGAAAGTCTTTCGCCTCATGGGGCGACACGGTTCTCCAGTGTGAACTGGAACGAATCAAGCCTGCCCATACAGTCCTCATCTTCAACTATGAGAGTTAA
- a CDS encoding glycosyltransferase: MKNRLLFILKSREGDWGYSGARESGLSNSVRFVVDMLRDNGIEAKAVEVPDNNAIDRDVAAYRPTHVIIEAFWVVPEKFDVLKPLHPGVQWIVRNHSETPFAANEGCIFGWTVEYLRRGVEVMCNAPRAVQDMAIVAMAARVDTSLVTYGPNVYPVPRLCDIQPHERRSDVVNIGCFGAIRPLKNHMTQALAAIAFARTIGAKLRFHVNATRIEGGGNSILKNLRELFGRLDCADLVEHGWMPHAEFLSVLRGIDILVQASLTETFNIVAADAMAASVPVLASDEIPWLGHYAERDPLSAADMASGLLTIWQEDDRTRLARLLRQRRDMERYCSVSALTWVRRFGA; this comes from the coding sequence GTGAAAAATCGTCTCCTGTTCATCCTCAAGAGCCGTGAGGGCGATTGGGGCTATTCCGGCGCGCGCGAATCCGGACTGTCCAATTCTGTCCGCTTCGTGGTGGACATGCTCCGCGATAACGGCATCGAGGCCAAGGCGGTCGAAGTCCCGGACAACAATGCGATCGACCGGGATGTCGCGGCCTATCGGCCAACGCATGTCATCATCGAGGCGTTCTGGGTCGTGCCGGAAAAGTTCGACGTTCTGAAACCGCTCCATCCGGGCGTGCAGTGGATCGTGCGGAATCATTCAGAAACGCCATTTGCAGCGAATGAAGGCTGCATCTTCGGCTGGACCGTCGAGTATCTGCGCAGGGGCGTCGAGGTCATGTGCAATGCGCCGCGTGCGGTACAGGACATGGCGATTGTGGCGATGGCCGCTCGCGTCGATACGTCTCTCGTGACCTATGGCCCGAACGTCTACCCGGTCCCGCGTCTGTGCGACATTCAGCCTCATGAACGCCGGTCGGACGTTGTGAATATCGGCTGTTTCGGTGCGATCCGTCCACTCAAGAACCACATGACGCAGGCGTTGGCCGCCATTGCTTTCGCCCGGACCATCGGCGCGAAACTGCGGTTTCATGTCAACGCCACGCGCATCGAGGGCGGTGGCAACTCCATCCTGAAGAACCTGCGGGAGCTGTTCGGGCGGCTGGACTGCGCGGACCTGGTCGAGCATGGCTGGATGCCGCACGCCGAATTTCTCTCTGTCCTGCGCGGCATCGACATTCTCGTGCAGGCGTCCCTGACCGAGACGTTCAACATCGTGGCCGCCGATGCGATGGCCGCCAGCGTGCCGGTGCTGGCGTCAGACGAAATCCCGTGGCTCGGACATTACGCCGAGCGTGATCCTCTCAGTGCTGCGGATATGGCGTCCGGCCTGCTGACGATCTGGCAGGAGGATGACCGGACACGTCTGGCCCGGCTGCTCAGGCAGCGACGGGACATGGAGCGGTATTGCTCGGTCTCGGCGCTGACGTGGGTGAGGAGGTTTGGAGCATGA
- a CDS encoding DUF6422 family protein yields MLNRQKKAGLEPDLFDHKAFEAPCGIPPCNTRCVTGTGGKCQRYLQAPSTHQHFLQVRTIA; encoded by the coding sequence ATGTTGAATCGACAAAAAAAGGCCGGGCTGGAACCCGACCTTTTCGACCACAAAGCGTTCGAGGCGCCATGTGGAATACCACCTTGTAACACCCGGTGCGTAACCGGTACAGGCGGTAAATGTCAACGCTATTTGCAGGCCCCATCAACTCATCAGCATTTCTTACAAGTTCGAACTATTGCGTAA
- a CDS encoding ATP-dependent Clp protease proteolytic subunit, producing MGANRMLDDVTRGRIRLDDEDPNGPDIPAPEGPEQSEPDDNKTLSSPISELETRLFDQRKILIFGGINDKIARDVTGRLLALAGASDKPIDVYVNSPGGHVESGDTIHDMIRFVDSIAPINMIGTGWVASAGALIFAAGHKDRRFCLPNTRFLLHQPMGGVRGPATDIDIEAREIIKMRERLNHLFARETGQSYEKVCKDTDRNYWMSAEEAISYGLVTRIISKPSDIH from the coding sequence ATGGGCGCCAATCGCATGCTGGACGATGTCACCAGAGGGCGGATCAGACTCGACGACGAGGATCCGAACGGCCCTGACATTCCTGCTCCCGAAGGGCCGGAGCAGTCGGAACCCGATGACAACAAGACACTTTCCTCGCCGATCAGTGAGCTGGAAACCAGGCTTTTCGATCAGCGCAAGATTCTGATCTTCGGCGGGATCAATGACAAGATCGCTCGTGATGTGACCGGTCGTCTTCTGGCTCTTGCCGGCGCGTCCGACAAGCCGATCGATGTCTACGTCAACTCGCCCGGTGGTCATGTGGAAAGTGGCGACACGATTCACGACATGATTCGCTTTGTCGATTCCATCGCTCCGATCAACATGATCGGCACAGGATGGGTCGCCTCGGCTGGCGCGCTGATTTTCGCCGCCGGGCACAAGGATCGTCGATTCTGTCTGCCCAACACGCGCTTCCTTCTGCATCAGCCGATGGGTGGTGTGCGTGGGCCGGCGACCGATATCGACATTGAAGCCCGTGAGATCATCAAGATGCGTGAGCGTCTGAATCATCTGTTCGCGCGTGAGACAGGCCAGTCTTACGAAAAGGTCTGCAAGGACACAGACCGTAACTACTGGATGTCGGCTGAAGAGGCGATTTCCTATGGTCTCGTGACCAGGATCATTTCCAAGCCGTCGGACATCCACTAA
- a CDS encoding ferritin-like domain-containing protein, which translates to MTALADIYTRLPDSIDDLPSPPSAEAVEQADYRARHWSSSIPGPLRPGSPEHKRAMADMFRETFNPYRPSVIDWPKLEPDALKRVTSLPIWDIAVQTEGKARLRMAAYARMIDDPDIKDAISRNAWEENRHKEVLTRLVEAYGIEMAPEPPYIEPTDVEWAYLVTGFSECVDSFFAFGMFRVAQTSGFFPAELIETFEPVMQEECRHILLFANWLAWYRAVMPAWKRPWFEMKVLAVWGFLIYERLGLVRSVDADGEEHAQDNNFTVTGTKDMTSQDITLADFMQLCLTENARRFSGYDPRLLRPRLAPNIARTILFVLRLLGRKPHELKAGAAVAA; encoded by the coding sequence ATGACTGCACTTGCCGATATCTACACCAGACTCCCTGACAGCATTGATGACCTGCCCTCTCCGCCGAGCGCAGAGGCTGTAGAGCAGGCCGATTACCGCGCCCGTCACTGGAGTTCCTCCATCCCCGGTCCACTCAGGCCTGGCTCACCGGAGCACAAGCGGGCGATGGCGGATATGTTCCGGGAAACCTTCAATCCCTATCGTCCGTCCGTCATCGACTGGCCCAAGCTCGAGCCGGATGCGCTGAAACGTGTGACGTCCCTGCCGATCTGGGACATCGCCGTGCAGACGGAAGGCAAGGCGCGCCTTCGCATGGCGGCCTATGCCCGGATGATTGACGATCCTGACATAAAGGACGCGATTTCCCGCAATGCGTGGGAAGAAAACCGGCACAAGGAAGTCCTCACCAGGCTTGTTGAAGCCTACGGAATCGAGATGGCGCCTGAGCCGCCTTATATCGAGCCAACAGACGTCGAATGGGCTTACCTTGTCACCGGGTTCTCTGAATGTGTGGACAGCTTCTTTGCGTTCGGCATGTTTCGGGTGGCCCAGACATCGGGGTTCTTCCCGGCTGAACTGATCGAGACCTTCGAGCCGGTGATGCAGGAGGAGTGCCGCCACATCCTGCTGTTCGCCAACTGGCTGGCCTGGTATCGCGCGGTCATGCCGGCATGGAAGCGTCCCTGGTTCGAGATGAAGGTGCTCGCTGTCTGGGGCTTCCTGATTTATGAGCGTCTGGGACTTGTGCGTTCGGTTGATGCTGATGGCGAAGAGCACGCGCAGGACAACAATTTCACAGTGACCGGCACGAAAGACATGACCAGTCAGGATATTACGCTGGCGGACTTCATGCAGCTTTGCCTGACCGAAAATGCCAGACGTTTTTCGGGTTATGATCCCCGACTGCTCAGGCCAAGACTGGCTCCCAATATCGCAAGGACAATTCTGTTTGTGCTGCGTCTGCTCGGCCGTAAACCGCATGAACTGAAGGCTGGTGCTGCTGTGGCCGCCTGA
- a CDS encoding serine hydrolase: protein MSRRLFLKCLSGALIPGAANLAGCAASRASYDFSEVDRLLSGAVKRGEIPGAVAVIGQGDLILHRAVMGHRALVPTPEPMSWDTRFDMASLTKATITAPALMQFWEQGAFQLDDPAARYLPEFAQNGKAAITIRHLLTHYSGLAPDLDLSTPWTGKDEAVRRAMAVTPQGPAGRHFVYSDINFIVLGLLVEQFSQLPINVYAARHILQPIGMQESGFLPAESLRPVIAPTQYDENRVPLRGVVHDPTARRMGGVAGHAGLFSDAHDMALYAASLLDRLAGKTSNYPLRTETLRLMTSPQSPGATDKRGLGWDIATHYSTPRGDVFPVGSFGHTGYTGTSLWMDATSAAFVLILTNRVHPLDANGKAIVRLRHDVATAAASALRGRA from the coding sequence ATGAGCAGACGCCTGTTTCTCAAATGTTTATCGGGAGCATTGATTCCCGGCGCGGCGAACCTGGCGGGCTGTGCTGCCAGCCGAGCCTCATATGATTTTTCTGAAGTCGACCGCCTTCTGTCCGGCGCAGTCAAACGCGGAGAAATTCCCGGGGCTGTCGCCGTTATCGGACAGGGTGATCTCATCCTTCACCGTGCTGTCATGGGGCATAGAGCGCTTGTCCCCACTCCTGAGCCCATGTCATGGGATACGCGGTTCGATATGGCCTCCCTCACCAAGGCGACCATCACAGCACCGGCGCTCATGCAGTTCTGGGAACAGGGAGCGTTCCAACTCGATGATCCCGCTGCCCGTTATCTGCCGGAATTCGCACAAAACGGAAAAGCCGCAATCACCATCCGTCATCTGCTGACCCACTATTCCGGCCTTGCTCCGGATCTCGATCTGTCCACGCCATGGACCGGCAAAGACGAGGCCGTTCGCAGAGCCATGGCCGTCACGCCTCAGGGTCCGGCCGGGCGGCATTTTGTCTATAGCGACATCAATTTCATTGTTCTGGGTTTACTGGTCGAACAGTTCAGTCAGTTACCTATTAATGTCTACGCCGCACGTCATATCCTTCAACCGATCGGCATGCAGGAATCCGGGTTCCTGCCGGCAGAGTCCCTGCGGCCAGTCATCGCGCCGACGCAATATGATGAGAATCGCGTCCCGCTGCGTGGCGTCGTGCATGACCCCACAGCCCGACGCATGGGCGGTGTCGCCGGACATGCCGGCCTGTTTTCAGACGCTCATGATATGGCGCTCTATGCTGCCAGTCTTCTTGACCGTCTTGCGGGAAAAACCAGCAATTATCCGCTCCGTACAGAAACGTTGCGTCTCATGACGTCTCCCCAGTCACCCGGCGCAACGGATAAACGCGGGCTGGGCTGGGACATCGCGACACACTACTCCACACCACGAGGCGATGTTTTTCCTGTCGGTTCCTTTGGTCACACCGGATACACCGGCACCTCTCTCTGGATGGACGCCACCAGCGCTGCTTTTGTGCTGATTCTGACCAATCGCGTGCATCCTCTGGACGCCAACGGGAAGGCCATCGTCAGACTGCGCCACGATGTCGCAACAGCAGCCGCCAGCGCATTGCGGGGTAGAGCGTAA
- a CDS encoding NAD kinase: protein MDEDSPETCWPPATRPERLAFVAADTATAQEEKLRLSRRYGNCAQEEAEVIICLGGDGFMLETLRLVMDQSVPVYGMNCGSVGFLMNPLDEEDLLERLAVTQSAKLHPLHMKAVCTDGSVHEAEALNDVFLFRETRQAAKIRIEVDGRERLPELICDGILVATPAGSTAYNLSAHGPIVPLSGNLLPLTPISAFRPRRWRGALLPSNAVVTFTILEQEKRPVAAVADFTEVRDVKTVSIQENRNRSVTLLFDPGQSLSERIIAEQFSA, encoded by the coding sequence ATGGATGAAGACTCTCCAGAGACCTGCTGGCCACCAGCCACGCGCCCTGAACGTCTTGCCTTTGTCGCAGCGGACACTGCGACTGCTCAGGAAGAAAAACTTCGACTCTCCCGTCGTTACGGCAATTGTGCTCAGGAGGAGGCCGAGGTCATCATCTGTCTGGGCGGGGATGGCTTCATGCTTGAAACTCTCCGCCTGGTCATGGACCAAAGCGTTCCTGTCTACGGAATGAACTGCGGCTCCGTAGGATTTCTCATGAATCCACTGGATGAGGAGGATCTGCTTGAACGTCTCGCTGTGACGCAGAGCGCCAAGCTTCATCCTCTGCACATGAAAGCTGTCTGCACAGACGGCTCCGTTCATGAGGCTGAAGCCCTGAATGACGTCTTTTTATTCAGGGAAACACGTCAGGCAGCAAAAATCCGGATCGAAGTGGATGGACGCGAACGCCTGCCCGAACTGATCTGTGATGGCATTCTGGTCGCAACACCCGCAGGATCAACCGCTTATAATCTGTCCGCACACGGTCCCATTGTTCCCCTTTCCGGCAACCTTCTGCCACTCACTCCCATCAGCGCCTTTCGTCCCCGTCGCTGGCGTGGCGCCCTGCTTCCATCAAACGCAGTGGTGACTTTTACGATTCTTGAGCAGGAGAAGAGACCGGTTGCCGCCGTCGCAGACTTCACTGAAGTGCGCGACGTCAAAACCGTATCCATTCAGGAAAACCGTAATCGCTCGGTCACTCTGCTGTTTGACCCCGGACAATCCCTGTCAGAGCGCATTATTGCTGAACAATTTTCGGCCTGA
- the fliF gene encoding flagellar basal-body MS-ring/collar protein FliF has product MKATLSGLKALGLPRLIALGAVGLGILGMLAVFAFHGGGQATALLYRDLDLHEAAQMAEDLDKAHISHTVSASGDAIYVAPDQVAAARLLLARDSLPSGGSVGYEIFDHSNTLTTTEFEQHIDETRALEGELERSIRLIHGVRNARVHLVLPHREMFSADQQAAQASVLLTMSGSRPDTESVQAVLNLVAAATPGLSPQNISIIDNRGNVLARPGDRNGPAGLAQNMDEQRQAMEARLSQTVEAMLAPTLGAAHVRAEASVLMNLDRVHETQESYDPDQQVLRSQQSTTDKSVNTEGQQSTSVANNLPNANAGQPRAGSQDDRREETNNYEIGKRVRTIVQDQPRVSRISLAVMVDGKMNKGADGKTDWAPLDQAELDRITTLAKTAIGFDEKRGDTVNVVSMRFASDTSDLASAHATWMGLPIEKADAIQMLRSLAPGLLIFLALVFFVKPLLKKDTAGDAGEDFPSLPATLQDDQGRSVTPLTEMEGSERMQGASTQLALEGPRETGPDFMNLSGIEGRLKASAIRHVRELASTNPEESLNVIRSWLTPQHES; this is encoded by the coding sequence TTGAAAGCGACACTTTCCGGCCTGAAGGCGCTCGGGCTGCCTCGCCTGATTGCTTTGGGGGCCGTTGGTCTCGGCATATTGGGTATGCTGGCTGTCTTTGCTTTTCATGGTGGTGGACAAGCTACTGCTTTGCTGTATCGGGATCTTGATCTGCATGAGGCTGCGCAGATGGCGGAAGATCTTGATAAAGCTCATATTTCCCACACGGTTTCTGCGTCGGGTGATGCGATTTATGTAGCTCCTGATCAGGTTGCTGCCGCACGTCTGCTTCTGGCTCGTGATTCCCTGCCGTCAGGAGGTTCTGTTGGATATGAGATTTTCGACCATTCCAATACGCTGACCACCACGGAATTCGAGCAGCATATTGATGAAACCCGCGCGCTTGAAGGGGAACTGGAAAGATCCATTCGCCTGATACACGGTGTGAGGAATGCCCGCGTTCATCTTGTGTTGCCGCATCGGGAGATGTTTTCGGCTGATCAGCAGGCGGCTCAGGCAAGCGTACTTCTGACGATGAGTGGAAGTCGTCCGGATACGGAAAGTGTTCAGGCCGTTCTCAATCTTGTGGCAGCCGCCACGCCGGGGCTTTCTCCTCAGAATATCTCGATTATCGATAATCGGGGCAATGTTCTGGCTCGACCGGGAGATCGCAATGGCCCGGCTGGTCTCGCTCAGAATATGGACGAGCAGCGACAGGCGATGGAAGCGAGGCTTTCGCAGACAGTTGAGGCTATGTTGGCGCCAACTCTGGGTGCTGCGCATGTGCGGGCGGAAGCTTCTGTGCTGATGAATCTTGATCGGGTGCATGAAACCCAGGAGAGTTATGATCCTGATCAGCAGGTTTTGCGCTCCCAGCAAAGCACAACTGACAAGTCAGTAAATACTGAAGGTCAGCAGAGCACGTCGGTGGCGAATAATCTTCCCAATGCGAATGCCGGACAGCCACGGGCTGGTAGTCAGGATGACAGGCGGGAAGAGACGAATAACTACGAGATCGGCAAGCGTGTTCGCACGATTGTTCAGGATCAGCCCCGTGTATCGCGTATCAGTCTAGCGGTCATGGTGGATGGGAAGATGAATAAAGGCGCTGACGGCAAAACCGACTGGGCTCCTCTGGATCAGGCTGAACTGGATAGAATCACGACGCTTGCCAAGACAGCTATCGGCTTTGATGAAAAGCGTGGTGACACAGTCAATGTTGTCTCAATGCGCTTTGCTTCGGACACCTCGGATCTGGCCAGTGCGCACGCAACATGGATGGGTTTGCCGATCGAAAAAGCAGATGCCATTCAGATGCTCCGCAGTCTGGCGCCGGGCCTCCTTATCTTTCTGGCTCTTGTTTTCTTCGTTAAGCCTCTCCTGAAAAAAGACACAGCGGGAGACGCTGGCGAAGATTTCCCATCCCTGCCGGCAACATTGCAGGATGATCAGGGGCGCTCCGTTACTCCTCTGACTGAAATGGAGGGTAGTGAACGCATGCAGGGCGCTTCCACGCAGCTTGCGCTGGAGGGGCCACGGGAGACTGGTCCTGACTTTATGAATCTTTCCGGGATTGAAGGACGACTCAAAGCATCGGCCATTCGTCACGTGCGGGAACTGGCATCTACCAATCCGGAAGAGAGTCTGAATGTTATCCGAAGCTGGCTTACGCCACAGCATGAAAGCTGA
- the fliG gene encoding flagellar motor switch protein FliG: MLVKTALTGVQKAAILLLALGEENGTQLVSSMQEHEIREISAAMATIGAVSAEKVEAVCAEFSGSFSSVDTLVGTYDTTERILRKALPGDRVNAIMEEIRGPAGRTMWDKLGNVPENILANYLRNEYPQTVAVILSRLQASQTARVLSLFPEDFTVDIMMRMLHMENVQRDVIDSLETTLRSEFMASLARSSKQDSHELLAEVFNNFDRRVEGQFMNALEKRNIEDAERVKALMFTFEDLKRLPREAIMRIMRDIEREKLPLALKGASEDVRRLFLSSMTARAGKILEDEISAMGPVRIKDVDGAQSEIVNIAKGLANQGEIDLNPGSDNNEMLA, from the coding sequence ATGTTGGTAAAAACAGCTCTGACCGGCGTTCAGAAAGCGGCAATTCTCTTGTTGGCTTTGGGAGAAGAAAACGGCACTCAGCTTGTTTCTTCCATGCAGGAGCACGAGATTCGTGAAATTTCAGCTGCCATGGCGACAATAGGAGCTGTGTCAGCAGAAAAAGTAGAAGCTGTTTGTGCTGAATTCTCGGGATCATTTTCATCCGTAGATACCCTGGTTGGAACATACGATACAACAGAGAGAATTTTACGAAAGGCTCTCCCTGGAGATCGCGTGAATGCCATTATGGAGGAAATTCGTGGTCCTGCTGGGCGGACCATGTGGGACAAATTGGGAAATGTTCCGGAAAATATCCTGGCCAACTACCTTCGTAATGAATATCCCCAGACTGTAGCTGTTATCCTGAGTCGCCTCCAGGCCTCCCAGACAGCTCGTGTACTATCACTTTTCCCTGAGGATTTTACAGTCGATATCATGATGCGCATGCTGCACATGGAAAATGTTCAAAGAGACGTTATCGATAGTCTGGAAACGACCCTGCGATCGGAATTCATGGCAAGTCTCGCTCGCTCGTCCAAGCAGGACAGTCATGAACTTCTTGCCGAAGTCTTCAATAATTTTGATAGGCGCGTTGAAGGCCAGTTCATGAATGCCTTGGAGAAACGTAATATTGAAGATGCCGAGCGTGTTAAGGCTCTCATGTTCACATTTGAGGATCTGAAGCGTCTGCCGCGAGAGGCCATCATGAGAATCATGAGGGATATAGAACGAGAAAAACTTCCTCTGGCTCTCAAAGGCGCATCCGAAGACGTCAGAAGACTCTTTCTGTCATCCATGACGGCAAGAGCCGGAAAAATACTGGAAGATGAGATATCAGCAATGGGACCTGTCCGCATCAAGGATGTTGACGGTGCTCAATCAGAAATTGTCAATATTGCCAAGGGGCTCGCTAATCAGGGTGAGATAGATCTCAATCCTGGAAGTGATAATAATGAGATGTTGGCATGA
- the fliN gene encoding flagellar motor switch protein FliN → MQQDGVTVPTENESEHSIEAVYDIPVTVSAVLGRATMQVSQLLKLGRGAVVELDRKVGEAIDIYVNNRLIARGEIVMVDESRLGVTMTEIIKSEKNN, encoded by the coding sequence ATGCAGCAGGATGGCGTAACTGTGCCAACTGAAAATGAGTCGGAACATTCAATCGAAGCTGTTTACGACATTCCAGTTACGGTCAGTGCTGTATTGGGGCGAGCGACGATGCAGGTGAGCCAGTTATTGAAACTGGGACGGGGAGCTGTTGTCGAATTGGACAGAAAAGTCGGAGAGGCGATCGACATTTATGTCAATAATAGACTGATTGCGCGAGGAGAAATAGTAATGGTTGATGAAAGTCGTCTTGGGGTAACCATGACTGAAATTATCAAGTCTGAAAAAAATAATTAA